ggggcggcggccaaggggtggaacggggtgccttgccccccaaggcaagggggaagctccccccctagggttcccaaccctaggcgcatggggggaggcccaaggggggcgccccagcccactaagggctggttcccttccactttcagcccatggggccctccgggacaggtggccccatccagtggaccccagggacccttccggtggtcccagtacaataccggtaacccccgaaactttcccggtggccgaaacttgacttcctatatataattcttcacctccggaccattccggaacctctcgtgacgtccgggatctcatccgggactccgaacaactttcgggtttctgcatacatatatctctacaaccctagcgtcaccggaccttaagtgtgtagaccctacgggttcgggagacatgcagacatgaccgagacgcctctccggtcaataaccaacaacgggatctggatacccatgttggctcccacatgttccacgatgatctcatcggatgaaccacggtgtcgaggattcaatcaatccgtatgcaactccctttgtcaatcggtatgttacttgcccgagattcgatcgtcggtatcccaataccttgttcaatctcgttaccggcaagtctctttactcgtaccgcaatgcatgatcccgtgactaacgccttagtcacattgagctcattatgatgatgcattaccgagtgggcccagagatacctctccgtcacacggagtgacaaatcccagtctcgatccatgccaacccaacagacactttcggagatacccgtaatgcacctttatagtcacccagttacgttgtgacgtttggcacacccaaagcactcctacggtatccgggagttgcacgatctcatggtctaaggaaaagatacttgacattggaaaagctctagcaaacgaaactacacgatcttttatgctatgcttaggattgggtcttgtccatcacatcattctcctaatgatgtgatcccgttatcaacgacatccaatgtccatagtcaggaaaccatgactatctgttgatcaacgagctagtcaactagaggcttactagggacacgttgtggtctatgtattcacacatgtattacgatttccggacaatacaattatagcatgaataatagacaattaccatgaacaaagaaatataataataaccatttattattgcctctagggcatatttccaacagcgtccTCATCCCCCCGTGCCCGACGTCGACGCGTGCCCTGGCTtcttcgccgccgaggtcgaccgcgTGCAGTCGTCCTTGTCGGAGGAGCAGCGCGCCCTGCCCCAGTATGCCGCCGACAACAACGCCGCGTGGGCGGACTACTTCCAGCGGCGGCAGGCGCAGCGGCTGGCGTCCACgaacggggcgccggtggtcggCAGCGTGAAGAACAGTGACGGGCGTCgcctctggtggggcgtccccggccaaACCCTGCACGAGGTGATaacgcacctcgagggcggcaacaacccgtcGCTGGCGTAccccgccgcggcggcggccgtgccGGCCCCTCGCCGGAGCGCCGAGCCGTGGGTGCCCAGGAGGTtcggcggctcctcctcctcccactcttcatcctcctcccgctcctcttcCCACTCTTCCAGCTCGCCAGCGCTCCTCGGCATCAAGGCAGAGCCCGCCGCGGAGACACCACTCGGCCGGCGCACCCACAacgtcggcatcgtcatcaacgagggcggccggtgtgcctcctcctcggctcctccgcgTTTCGTcgagccgaagacggagccggggctcgccacCATCAAGATGGAGCCGGGACTCCCCGCCGTCAAGGAGGAGGCGCTCGACGACGAAGCGGCCCTCAAATGGGCGCACGACGACTGGCTGCAGACGGAGAGGGAGCGCTAGTGCGCCGCCTTAGCGCAGTTCGCAGCTCGTCGCCGTGGCCGGGACGAGGGGGGcatcgtcgtcctcgacgacagcgacgacgacgacgacgcgccgccaccgccggtccgccatggagacgtcgggcaggggtccagcaggggcggccgcgccatcaagaaggagaagtccgacgacgatgacgaggacgGCGGCGACGTCGGCGACTTCGCCTCGCTGATCGATTTCTTCGCCCCGTAGATGcctattttttaaaataatttatgTAAAACGCCGAACATGTTGAATATTAATGTCAAGTTTGCCGAATTTTAGCCGAACTTTGCCGAATTCATATTTTTGAAATAAAAAAAGCGTCTGGGGCGAGCGGCTGCGAACCTGCTCGCCCCCGTGCCGAttttagcgccggctcgcccccagggggcgcgTAAAATTGCCgcttggggggccaacggctggagatgctcttagctgaTGCTAGTCAGAGGTGGGCGAGTAACACTGGGAGCTTTGGTCATTATTTCATCTTTGTGCTGAAAAATCGGCTATGCGCGTAGGGCAGGGATGCATCATGGACTAACGTTGGCATGGAGGTTAAAATGTAGAAGATGAAATGTTTCAAATGCAGTGTCCTAGGAGGTGCATCCGTTGTCAGTTAAGAACTTAATTTATTTATTACACATTCCATGatctattctctggacagcttcagttgtttcaacttaattttggaacgataactctaCTTCGTAAGAAAACAGAGGCCGTTcgtattgagcagttcaggcctatctgtcttcttaatgtaagtttcaaaattttcaccaaggttgggactaataggcttacgcaaattgcgcactctgtggtgcagccgtcccaaaccgctttcatgccggacagaaacatcctagaaggggttgtcgtcctgcatgaaacgctccatgaaatccacacgaaaaaactagacggagttgttttcaaagtggactttgagaaagcatatgataaggtcaaatggcccttcCTTCAATAGGCATTgcatatgaaaggttttgatcaggCCTAGAGACATCAGGTAGACtcttttacgcaaaaagggagtgttgggattaaagtgaatgatgatataGGTCACTACTTCCAAACACACAAATGGCTAaggcaaggagatccgatgtcacctATTCTATTCAACATAGTGGTCGATATGTTGACAATTCTTATAGGAAGGGCTAAGGACGCGGATCAGGTAGGTGGCCTCGTCCGGCACTTAGTTGACGGAGGTGTATCCATTCTTCAGTATGCCGATGAtgctatcatcttcatggagcatgatttGTCAAAAGCGCGAAACATGAAGCTCATGTTATCcttattcgaacaattgaccgggttaaagattaatttCCATAAGAGCGAACTGTTTTGTTTCGGGGGAGCTAATGATGACCAAGATGCGTACAAacaattgttcgggtgtgaattaggggctttacctttcacgtatttaggtataccaattcaccatcgtaagctgaccaacagagaatggaagtgcattgaggaccGTTTTGAGAAGAAATTGAGTTGCTGGAAAGGCAAGCTGATGTCATACGGAGGACGATAAATTCTTATTATTCGGTCCTCACGAGTATGCCCATGTTTCTTCTCTCCTTTTTTGAGGTACCGGTTGGGGTCCGGAAGAGGCTAGACTTTTATCGATCAtgcttcttctggcagagtgatgaactgaAGCAAAAATACagacttgctaaatgggatatcatttgtaggccgaaagaccaagggggtctaggtattgagaatctggaagtgaagaacagatgtctccttagcaagtggctgttTAAGCTTTCTGTCGAGACGGAAGCCACATGGGCTCAGATCTTGCGAAACAAATACCTTCACTCTAGAACCCtatcccaggtgacagtgaggccgactgattcgcctttttggaaaggactgatgagagttaAACCACTCTTTCTCAATAGGACAAGGTTCATAGTTGGAAACAGTACTGCTacgaggttctgggaggatacatggctggGGAAGACGCCCCTCGCACTCCAATATCCTTCTTTGTATAACATTGTTCAGCGTAAAGACGCTTACGTTGCAACAGTTCTACAGTCCACTCCGCTCAATATTCAATTTTGGAGGACGCTAGTGGGAAACCGTTGGGAAGCCTGGCTcaatcttgtgagaagattgatggatatTCAGTTGTCTCAACAACCTGATCAATTGTGCTGGAAACTAACTAAGAATGGAGAGTtctcggttaaatccatgtatttggatgttATTAACTCTAGCGTGATTCCTAGATCGAAAAATGTTTGGAAAgttaaagttcctttgaaaattaaagtgtttatgtggtttgtgcataaacagtTATTTTAACAAAGGATAATTTGGCAAAAtgcaattggacaggatctacaagatgtagcttttgcaaccaaaatgaatcaatcaaacacctctttctggATTGTCCTCTGGCAAAAATTATGTGGCGGTCGGTTCACATAACCTTTAACATTACTCCACCGAAttctatcaacacgttatttgggatgtGGCTTGATGGGATAGATACCGAtacagcgagacacattcgtgtgggagtatgtgctttattatgggcagtctggaactgcagaaatgatctggtctttaacagaacaacagacattcattttttgcaggttatcttcagagccactgcattgatccgtatgtggtccctactcactccgacggaggccggggagcgtttggttactgggtctacccaatgggagatggtagcacgggatattttcaaccggtttggatggcggtcatgtaataggataagcATGTAGTGCTCATACCtttttatgccagccggttgtggcttttctaTTATTGCTTAGCTCTTCGTGAGCCTTTTTTGTATTTCTTTTCGAGACTTGGAGTCTTTTGTTGGACCTTTTGCTTATTAATAAtattggccgtatgcatcgttcagatgcagaggctggggcgaaccccccttttcgaaaaaaaacagaCGACAGGGACTAGGGGTGGTAGAATTCTTTAAGCTGGACTTCCTCTAATCTACATCAACAACTAAAATGCTTAGATTATCCACCAATATGTTCGCAATGTATTGGACCCAATTTGTCACCAATGTGTTCGGTTTGCCAATCATCGGATAATGAAGAATTCAAGCCTCAGATAACCCCCTTTATTTTATATATCTTGTCATATGCTTGTAGTTGTGGTTCTCTTCAGTGTTTGGGTGTTATTTTTCTCTCATTTGTGAGTTTTATTTTTAAGGTAGTATCCCCATCATTGATCATTTGTACCGTTAGCCGCTTGGTCTTTATTAATTTAAAACTGGGATCTGCTTGAGCTTTCTTGCTAAACCAATAGTCCAAGAGTGAAAATGATTTCACTTAATATTTAGCAGAGTATTTTGGGAAAGTGGATTGCTGCTGCACCATGTGGTCTTTTTAAATTCCTAGAACTGTATGTGTTATTTCAGTGTCCTGCAGCAATACAACTGTGGAGCAGATGGCCATTAGCaaaactcaaattcaaaataaactTGTTGTCATATAATGTTTCTTTTGCTAGTGCTTACACTTGCCTATGTTGTTACATGGATGTTCAATGGCAATTCTTGTGATGTTCCAGTTGGCCTTCTTGTTGGATCATCTGCAGTGTGTCAATCCacacaaagaaaaaagaaaacttacttaatATTATTTGCAACAATTGTTTTGGGAATGTCATGTTTGAGAGCTTGGTTCTGGAATTTAGCCCCTGTTCAACGACCATGCTGTAGTTCCAGTTGACGATGTTTCACTAGTGAATGCTGTAGACTTCTGTTTTCTTTCATTAGTAAAACATTATCTTATCAGGTTTATTGTTGAACAGTTTGTGCTGCAGCATTAACAATAGTTATGGGAATAAGATACATGAAAACAAGAAAGGTAGTGCCAGCTGGAATAATTGCTTCCATCAGGTTCGTACAAAACTCGCTCTTTTCTCATGCATGTTCTTATGTAAATAGTCTAGATGGTACAGTACTATTTATTGTGCCAGGTGATTGGAACACCAAATCAACATACAGGATGTTTTGGTTTCTTTGTACCTGAACATATGTAGCCTAATTTGTACTTGCTTCGATCGAAATGGTTTTTAGGAACTTCTACATCTTTTTTCTCTGTTTACCCTTTCTTAATTTCACTTGGTCAATGGAAGATTTCACATTTCCAACATAGTAATTAAGGCCCAATAACCAGTCCTAGCCATTATTTATTCCATCCCATTCCCCTCGTCTTCCTCATCCAGAGTCGATCACTCATCTCATCCCAACTTTAGTTGTCCTAATCTCCTGCACATACCATGGAGAAGCCAAACCACCTCAACAACTTTGGTATACCTGTGAAGTAGAAGAAGTCCATTTTGGAGGAAGTGCTGAAGCCCGCAGCAGCAACGACAAGAAGATCAATTTGGAGGATGGTGCTGAAGCCTCATGCATGAGTGGCAAGAAATTGACTTCCGATTACAACGTTTATATGACCGATTTGAAGAGGAAATGCACTTCGAAAGGTGTGACCTTTCATCCCAACAAAGGGATCAATCTTGTCGCTTTGAAAATGTTAAGAAAATGATCCCTAAATTTTTAAATTGCTCTTGGTTTCTAGCAAAAGTCAAGTTTTGCTTATTTATATCTGAATTTACTGACAACAAATTTGGTTCTTTATCCTTCAAACCAAACGTGTCAGTATCACCATCCGAACTGGACTTCTTGCCATTGATGTGGGAGGCTTCAACACCATCATCCTAATGGATCTTATTGACATTTTTGCGCTAGACTTTACCACCTTCTCCAGAAGGGACTTATCTTCCTTCACAGGCACAAGATTTTTGAGGTGGTTTGGCTTCTCCATGGTGTTTGCAGGAGATTAGGAGAATTTAAGTGGGGATGAGAGGAGTTATAGAATTTGACGGGGCAGAGCAGAGAGAAAAAAAACATGTAAAAGTTCCTTAGAAAACCTAATACGACTAGCATTTAGCTAAAAGTAGCGGTAAGTGCCAATTACTGTGCTCTTTTAGGAAATTCGGTGCAAACTAGTTTCACTGTTACAATGCTCGGTTTTGGAGAGGAACTGTGGCAATTTTCCGAATTCACTAGCAATGCCAAAACTATAAAACAACAAACTTTTGAAATTAGCTTCATATTGATATGTTCCTTCCTTCCCCACCTCAACAGTGGAAGTTCTTTTGTGCTAGATTTGAACTAGGATTTACAAGATGGATTTCAAGGAGGATTACAACTAGTATTTGAACAACCATAAAACTACGGGCTCTTCCTCCTCTTGGAAGTGACCTCGCATGTGGGGGAGGTTTCGGCCGCCGCGACTTCCGCAGCCACACAGCTGACGAACGCACGTGTGTCCTTAATGCGGAGTAAGGCCACATTCTTGAAGGCCGGCGTGAGCGGTGGGTTCCTTTCTGCCCAGGCGGCCATCGACATGTGGCCAAAGTAGGCGAGGGCGGTGGGTAGGCGGGGGCGCCAATGGTTGATTCAGTGTTACGACGCGCGTCCTCGTTGAACTACTCGGAGTAGTCCCACACCCTTCAGCCTCGCCGGGGAAAGGTACACAAGGAGGGTGCGCCTGCACTGACATGCTCGATGGGGTTGAGTGGCACAGGGACAGAGAAGGGGAAACAGAGGGGGGTGGTCGGCGAAGGGGGCCAATGGGGGGAGTGGGTGGCGACGGGCATGGGGGAAGATAGGGTGAGTGGTGGTGTCGGCGAAGGATGGTAATGGGGGTTTATATACCCATGAATGGGCGTGCCCCGACAGAAAACTACGGCGGGTTTGCCCCGTCCGGATGGGAAACGGGCGTGAAACGCGGCGGCGGCCATTAAGTAGCCCTCGTCTCCGTGTAAAAGCCCCTGCAGCATTGGCAGGGGCGGAAGTGGCAGCCGTACAGACGACAATGCCATTGATCGAGCTGTGCGCAGGAGGAAGAGGTCGAGATGAAACTACCCTCCCGTGTGACCGGTTGCGGGATGGAGGACGCTTCATATCAATGCCCCCCAGCCTCCAAATATGGAGGCTCGGCTCGATTTTGAGCCAGCTCCATAAATTATGCAGGCCGAGGGGCATATGGCGGCTTTGCTAGAGTGGCCTTTTCAGCCAAAATCGCCGTATCGGCGGTTATTATGCTGATCGGCCTGATATAGCACTTTTAGAGTTTGAAAATGCATAGGAGCTCTCGGGTGCTATGCACCCTATatgaatagtaaaataaaaaaaaatactaggaaaaataaaaaaatctgaaatttcggGGTATCAAACCTGGTCGTTCATTCTACTCATGTACGAAGTTTCGCGACTGAAATGGCATCCATGGTATtcttagtgaagaaaatacaaTCTGACCTACGATTCATTCAAACAGTTTTTTTATATAATAtattttttgttgctaagaataccATAGATGTCATTTTTTCATGAAACTTCATGCGGGAGTAGAATAGTCGATCAGATTTGATGccccaaaatttcagatttttacCTAGCATTTTTTATCATTTTACTATTCATATAGGGTGCATGGCACCCGAGAGCTCCTAATCCGTGTCCTGTTAGAGTTGCTCTAATATAGCACATATATGCAGTATTTTTTCTCTTTGTAAAAGGATGCCAATGGACATAATTTTCCCAAATAAATTGCGAGTGCGCATAGTATTCCCACATGTACGTATGTGAATTCATTCTTTTTAGGGGGTACTTTTTAAATGCACTTCTTTGTCTGGACCGGGAGCAAACCATAAGGTCTGATTTATTCCGTTGCTAGACATCTGTCTTGCCTTTTGGTCCCTGGCCTTAGAACATTTCTCGTCGTCACCGTTACATGCTCTCTTTGTGTATTGTTTTGCAGTGCACTTGTACTGATATTCTACGTGTACAAGATATCAAACGGAGGCAATGAGGTTTACTTCCCAGTGAGTGCCGAGTGAGCCTGCTGGATCTCGTATCTCCAGTCTTCTGGTGTGCATGTTGCCTTTACGAATGCCAAATGCCCAAATAGTAACTGTGAAGCAAATCATATCTGTTGTTGCCTATTTTATTCTTGGGAGACAAATATTGGATTATATCCTGAAACATAGTAACTCTGCAATTGTGTGGcacatatatgtatgtatatatcggCCTCTTGGCCTGTCTCCAGCTACATTTTCACTCATCTCTCTAGTCTCTAATGCAATGCTGTAATGGGACCGACCGACCATGATACGGATATTGCTGCGAGGTTTGGTCATGATCAAGGAGCGGTTCTGCGCTCGATTTCGATGGGCAGGCCGCGCAGCGGCGACGGCATGGGGTCCCTCACGAAGGTGTTCTCCTTGCAGCAGAGCTTCCACTTGAACTGCCTCACGAGGTGGTGCATCGTCACCAGCGTCTCGATCCTGGAAAACTCTATCCCGGGGCATATCCTCGGGCCGCCGCCAAAGGCGACAAAGGAGCACGGTGGCGCTGCCGACGCCGTTTGGTTCTCGAACCGGGACGGGTCGAACTTGGTCGGCTCCTGGAAGATGCTCGCGTCCATGTGCGTCACGTTTGCCGTCCAGAACACCTGAGGTTTATATTTACATCAGGTTTATAGCCAAGTTGCTGATGCTTTCTACGAATTGTGCTAGGAGGCAAAAGTTAGCAAGTGACCTGCCATCCTTTTGGGATGGAGTAGCCGTCGAACTCGACGTCCTCGAGCGCCCTTCTGAAGTTGCCGAACACTGGAGGGACGATGCGGAGCGTCTCCTGCGCGACTCGCCACGTGAACTTCATCTTCGTCAGGTCTTCCCAGGTGAGAGCCTCCCCATCGCCTTTGTTCCTGGCAATCTCTTCATGCTCTGTGTCACGGAACACACACATCATGACAGTGGCAGTGTTGGCACTTGTTGCCGATTGTCGTACATGCCGATACTTTGTGGAATACTAATGGTTCTCACAggaggccccctcctcctctcccgcgacgctcctgcgagcgccgggggaaaaccctagccgccggtcCCCTCGTCCccacctctccccctcctcccccgccgccgccggctggtGCTGACCGGCAAAGCccgggtggcgcggcggcggcggggccccttcttctcctctgctcggAGTGGCCGGCGCAGGACGGCGGCTcctggtggcggcgcggcggcgggcgcgtgGTGCGGCGGTCGGAGGCGGCGCGTCGGCAACGCGTCCTGGTGAAGCGCAGCGGCTGCGGTGCTCCGGCTCGGGAGGCGGCGCGCGGGCGAGGCTCTGCCCAGATCCGCTCGATCTGGCGCAGGGGCTTGGTCGGCGGCGCCGGTGGTGGCGTGCCCGTCCTTGCGCTGGCGGCGGCGGATGCAGCGGCTGCCACATCTGGCGGGCGGCGCGGGCTGGGTCTCTGTGGGCAGCTTGGGCCGCGGTCGGCCATCTCTGCGGTGATAGGTGGAGTGGCGGCGCAGTGATGGAGGTGGTGGTTCGTGCTGGTGGTGGCGCTGGCGGCGGTGTGGGCTTCGGCCGACCTTGCGTGCGGCGGCTGTTGGCGGCGAGGGTGGTGGCGATGGTTCGGGGCTGCCCCTCGGGGTCCCGACGTGGATGTGGGCTGCCACGGCGTGGTGGTGGCCCATGGCGGTGGTCTGGGTCGTTTCACGGCGGCGGCTGGACTTCTTCGGCGTCTGCTTGTCGGTGAGCGGTCTTGGCGACCTTCGATCCTCTCCCCGTCGTTCGGGCGCTACCTTCATCGAAGGGTTGGCCCTCTCCCAGCGGCGCCCATCGCCCGTCTCGCGCCCGGCGGCAAGACCGAgcttgtctcgcgcccggcagcaggaccggacTCGTCTCACGCCCGACAGCAGGACCTGACTCGTCTCGCGCCCGACAGCAGGACCTGACTCGtttcgcgcccggcagcaggatcgGACTCGTCtcacgcccggcagcaggacctgACTCGTCTCGCGCCGgacagcaggaccgagctcgtctcgcgcccggcagcaggacgggTCGATGGTGGCCAGTTTTGGCCGGTCTATCGGGTCTCGACGCTGGGGACTGCTCAGGAGTGAGAAAGGCGGTTCCTTTCCattcgtctctttggttggggtagcggtggGTGGCGGGTGAGGTGGCGTCAAGGTCctggatgctggggcggcggccctggtggtggtgtcgCGGTGCTCCTGGGCAAAGCCCGTGACTTGGTGCTGCctggtggccatggccgtgtgggcggcgtggtagccagggtgtggcgttcggtggcggtgaatattggtcggggtgaaaacctgttctatcttcggatTGACCGGTGACGGCGAAGCTCgtacccttcttgaaggcgtcgccgcGACTCTCGCTACCCGTCGTGTTGCTCCGgaggaaactctgatccttgggtCGGGCAGTGGCGGCACTTCGGTGTCGTAACCTTCTTGTAGGCACCGCCTTGAAGCCCACGGTGCGTCGTATGTAGCTTCTTCTCCTTACGTTGACGTGTTCATGGTTGAGGCCCCCGGTGGCTCTTGTAGTGCTAGGGATGGTGTTGTTGCGCTCAGCGCCTTCCTGCCTTGGATGTGTGCGTGTGTTTTGATGGCGTGTGTTGTACTGGGTTGTTGgtgatttttttatatataaagcgaagcgaaagcctttttcggtaatactAATGGTTTTTGCTCACTGGTCACTTGCCTTCGACCATGGCGGCGAGGGTGGCGTCATCGTTGGCGAGGTGGCGGACCATGAACGTCATAAGGATGGACGACGTGTCGTGGCCCGCGATGAGGGCAACCATGGCGTTGTCCACGATCTCCTCGTCGGTCAGCAGCCGCTCGCCATGGCCGTCCCTCAGGCTGAGCAGGCAGGTGATGAGGTCGTTGTTCCGCGACGCCGCCTTGCCGTGCTCCAGCTGCTTCGCCTTCTTCTCCCGCGTGATCCCCTCCAGCGCCCGGCGGGCTCTGCCGCTAGCCTTGAGGCTCCGGCTGAAGGCCGTGAACGGCAGGTTCGCCGGGATGGCCCACATGCCCTCGATCATGCGCACAAAGTCGCCGGCCAGGGCGTCCCGCACGCCGCTCCTCTCGAGGCCGAAGAGCAGCGCGGAGATGATGTCGAACGTCAGCCGCTTCATcagcggcagcaccgtcacggtgGTGCGGCCGGCCCAGTTCTCCTCGAGGTggcgccgcacctcgccgtcgatCCTGCCCACGTACATCTTGAGCATGTCCGGCCTGAGGAACTCAAGAAGAGCGCCGCGGACGCGCCGGTGGTCGGCGCCGTGGAGGTCCAGGATGCTGTTCTCTCCGAGTATGCGCTGCACGGACCGGGGCTGCCGCGTGGAGAGCGCGCTGCTGAAGAACATGAACTTGTTGGCCGCCGGACTAGCCAGGAGCACCGTCGGTGTGCCGAACAGCGACAGCTTCGACACGGGCCCGTACCTGTCGATCCTGTCCTGGATCCAccggctgccgccgtcgccgcGCATGGCGCGGAGGAGGCCGAGGCTCTGGCCGATCACCGGCAGGCCGAGGGAGCCCGGCGGCAGGTTGGCCGGCTGTGCTTTCTTGGCTCTGGTGAGGAGGTGGATGGCAATGGACGAGGCGGTGACAACCAGTGCCACGACTACGGCCAAATAATCCATTGGGAGTGATCGGTGTTAAGATGATACCTCAACCTGAACCTGGAACTGCACACGAAACTTCGGAGTATATATATAGGAGAGGATGAGCATGTTACTTCAACCTGAACCTGGTTAGCCGAATTAAGAATTATGCATCGGAGATTTCAAAGCAGAAAGAATCTTGCATTGCCAACGAGCTTCAAAACGCTGAAATACCCTCTCGGTAGAAGACGAAAAGGGTATATGTAGTTTTCATCTGCTTGCCTATAAATTTGATGTAGCCTTGTTCCCGCCCATATTCCAAACACAAAAACCATACAAAAACATGTCTGTTCGAGGGACGCGTTCGAGGAGGAAGGAGTAGCTCCGCTAGGTTAGCCACGCTCCCGCTCCCGCCGCTGGCcgctccggccccggcggccaccaaACCCGGCCG
This region of Triticum aestivum cultivar Chinese Spring chromosome 2D, IWGSC CS RefSeq v2.1, whole genome shotgun sequence genomic DNA includes:
- the LOC123049174 gene encoding cytochrome P450 716B1-like — its product is MDYLAVVVALVVTASSIAIHLLTRAKKAQPANLPPGSLGLPVIGQSLGLLRAMRGDGGSRWIQDRIDRYGPVSKLSLFGTPTVLLASPAANKFMFFSSALSTRQPRSVQRILGENSILDLHGADHRRVRGALLEFLRPDMLKMYVGRIDGEVRRHLEENWAGRTTVTVLPLMKRLTFDIISALLFGLERSGVRDALAGDFVRMIEGMWAIPANLPFTAFSRSLKASGRARRALEGITREKKAKQLEHGKAASRNNDLITCLLSLRDGHGERLLTDEEIVDNAMVALIAGHDTSSILMTFMVRHLANDDATLAAMVEEHEEIARNKGDGEALTWEDLTKMKFTWRVAQETLRIVPPVFGNFRRALEDVEFDGYSIPKGWQVFWTANVTHMDASIFQEPTKFDPSRFENQTASAAPPCSFVAFGGGPRICPGIEFSRIETLVTMHHLVRQFKWKLCCKENTFVRDPMPSPLRGLPIEIERRTAP